The region CCGTATATAATCGCGTATTATTACACAGACAGAGGGGTGCCCCTACGGCTTAAAAGTAATAAACTTTAATCGCGGAATACGGTATAAGGATACGTGTAACGGCCATTATTCTCGCATCGCGATGTTTATACCTATTCGGTAAGCCGGAATGATCATTCGGCACGACTGCCACTTGTAAACCGATCACGGGACGCACGGAGGCCGATACATAAATATCGTTTGTGCACAGTGCCTGTCCTAAGGGGACACTGGAAAAGTAATGTCCCCGTGGCTCCGAGAGCCTAGAATATCTGCTTAGTCTTAACGCCGGGTTAATTAAATGGCACGGCGCGAGCCTTGGCTTGAGCTTAAACTGATATCTCCGGCTCACGGCCGCGCAAGTAACTCATCCCGTCTGTTATTCACCCACGGATGCAATCGAAGCGATCGAATGCCCGGCGTGTCATCGTCGGTAATAGACTGTGCAAGGAGGTCGTAATTAACGAGCTAAGAAATCCGCAATCGAAAGGTGATAAAGTAGCGTAACGCGAGTCGAAGCAGGCGGATGGAATACATTAATTCAGCACCGCGTTAGCGAAGGTGCTGCACCGACACCGAAGGCTACGGACATTCATTTTCGCTAATCGGCCGACGGTTTTCTCACTCGAAACGCGCGCCGAGCCATCGCGGATTCTCGATTTATCCTCACCGTGATCGGATTGTTCTTCTCGAAACGGTCAGTTGATTTTCTGTCGAGAAATACGTGCACGCCACGAATAtaagtaaagaaaataaaacaatccCCTGCTCGTAACTGGGGGAGCGCGGGAATTTATTTCTGCTCAATATtctcaagttttcaaaatctcgCAACAATGGCGGAGTAATGATCCCCGCAAAGGCGAGACCGTTACTTAAATTACACCGACACGATATTGCGGGCTATGAACAAATTGCCGCGACACACGGACGACTTACCGAGTGCCAAGATCGGAATGGACCAAGGTTCGTTAGACATCggtaatattaatataaaatatattcgtgCTTCCTTTTGTCCTTCCGTTAATACGTCCGATTCGTGACGGTGATTTTCTTCGTATCATAAGATGGCTCGTATAATTActgaatatacgtatatgcaacCGCTACTTGGGATTTGTATCTCTACGACCGTAACAGGACAGAGATGGCTGTACGTGCATAATAAGGCTGACCACGATGTTACGCCACTGCAATTAAACTATCAGATTTTCCGACAAGTTTACGTACCGCAAACGATTTCACCGATCATCGTCTCGCACGCATCGTGAGACTGCGATACGCGGTGTGAGTGTAGTTTTTAAGGTGAGCTGAGCTAGATGAGGATGGAACACCTGCAAGCCTCCGACTGCACGGGGAATTTACTTTCCTAGGTATGTGTCGGTGGGTGAATACGCAAATACGAAGATGCGGAGGGAATAGGTCACACGTTCCTGTTGCTCATCGCGCAGCAATTTCTACCTATCGCCGCTGCCGGTTACATGGTTCGGTAAATGCTCATCTATAATCGTGTAGATATAAATTCACGGGGTACCGTATAACTCTCTCGGCATGTCCGTCCGAGTGCCGATTCGCATTTAATCATACAGGTGTACAAGTTACAAGTGGAGAAATTAATCggtgttgaaattgaaaattccaaACAGAGAATCGTCGGAATCACAGCTCTAACGGTGCCGCACGCGCACGCTTAATTCCATTGCCATTATACCGGACACCCGCAACGATACCTGCGACGTATCCGCCTAATTTCAACGCTGTCTTCTCGGCCCTAACTGACTCGTGAATtggcgagagaaattgaggtTCGGAAAACAACATTGCGGCAGGTGCTCGGGTTTGGGTCGTCGCTGACGTCACCACGCTAAAGTAACGAGCAACGCGCGATAAGATCTTTCGGAGCGGTGATGCAGATCCTGCATCGTTAACGTGCGAGTGTGAGTTGGGCGAGAATGCCTGCCGATCAGACCGAGGCTGTACGCGTGGGATTTGTactgaaagaaaagaaaaagagcaGATTTTACTCGAAATTGCAGGAAAATAGGGACACGTCAggttttttggtgaaaaaaccCACGTCGaacatattttttactataaatGTAGAAAACTTCTGCACACGGTGGTTTTCACTGATTCTACGGTAAAATCCGCATTttacgatatatatattttacaaaaaaaaaaaaaaacatgacgTGTCCCTTTTTTCCTGCAGTTGTGAGTAAAATCTGCTCCTTTATTCTCGCTGTGAATATCTTCGGTCGacgttgtgaaaaaatttgatgggAGGATAGGTGAGTAATTTATCAACTTTGACAAATGTAAAAACACACGTAGAAGTACTTTAAAAATTGACCAcaagtagtaaaaaaaaaatgaacaatgaATATCACACTCCGTCATGTGATTTCCACGATTCAAGCAGCATTCGATACGAAGGATACCGCTGACTTTCACCAGCAGTAAAATGCATTGATTTCATACAAGAAGAggttgcaattttttaacgaCAAAACGGTTTGAACCGGATTCGAAACTGCCAAGAGGCGTAGTCGATTGACCGGCAAAGTACCTTGGATGTGGTGGGTCAATTATACAGTGATTTATACATTTACTCACCTCGGTCAGAAGATCATCTCCCAGCGAGCAGTAGATGTAAATTTGCAGAAGGACGGCCTGAATGTACATCACGTATTTCACCAAGTCCAATCCCCAAGAGTCCAGGTACTGCATTTTGGGTTTTCGGTGACGCGAGAACCGGACGGAAACAGAAAAATGACGACCATTGCCTTGGCtgtattgtattttttccaTACTGTACTGAACAGACTTCGCGATCACGAGAATTGCAGGTTTTCAGAAaggtgtaagaaaaattttcatcgcgtACTCGCCTTTGCGCAACTGCGTAATTTACCACGTCGGTGTTTGCCTGTATTGAAATAAGTTAATCAAACTGCAATTTTCGATTGTGTAAGTATCGCTGCGGCTTTTCCACTGCCTGTTATATCACGAGCGTTAGGTTTTATACTAATTGGCAATTTCATGATACAGCAATGCGCAGCAGCTGTATCGCAGCTTCCCAAATTAGGAACCCTTTTCGTATTAGGCTGAGTTTTCCCCAGCGGTGCCCCATCGTAGacataagaaaatgaagaggaaaaaaaaaggacttTTCGAGAACCGCCCGCGGTTTCGTTGCAGGCAAGGCAGCTGCGGGTAACCGTTCGGCATAATATGTGCGTGTCGGTGAATAATATATACGCGTAGACAAGAGCATACCGTGTGATTTGATTAATCTGGAATCAGCGCTTGGTAACGGCAAAATCGTTGCAGTCGACGTTCGCGTGTGCGTAAAAGGTAGGTATTATGGTATTATACAATTACGCAGCACATATAACACAAAGCGACGGCGCAGGATGAGACAGCGCGTAGAGAAAACGGCTCGACGGTCGCTTTTTGATTAGGTGTGAAATTTCCCAACGTATCCGACGCACGTCTCGCCTCTGCAGCGAACTGCCGGCGTCGGTGTTTCAGGGGGCGTCTCGACGCCGGCCGCCGCGTAGCGGCAACAACCCTCCGTGATGATCGACGGTATTATTAAGCTGTTGAAAACACTGCCAGGCTCGTAAATATTCCATTGGGAATGCCGCGAGGCGTGTGCAGGATACGCGTGTGCGTGCGTGGGACTGACGTTGCGTTAAATAGCGTTAAATTTGATCCCGTATAATTCCCGGCGGCTGCGTCTCGAATATAGTCTCGGAAATCTGTAACCTGAACACTGGTCGATCGAGGAGCTTCCGTCTCTCTCCAGAGTTTCAATATCACATCCAATTTAAACCACATCGTAATTAATTCACGTAAGACACCCCCCAGCACCCTGGAATAAACCTatcgtaaagaaaaaataatccattGGATTTACATgcgcgacaattttttttatccgacaAGTTGGAGAACATTCGTGAACCTAACTCCGACGTATACTGATAAGTAATTCTCACCACGATCTCTGTGATTTTGGTATACGTTATTACGTTCAACAGGTTATtttttataggtatattaGATGAAGGTCGAAACCGAAACGcacgttatatgtatattatatatacacgattaACCGAACAAGGAATAGAGTAGAAATATGTAATTTTAGTGGTAATCAACTCACGAAGATCAGCTGGAATCCAATCACGCAGATGACGACGCTGCTTACAAACAGCTGCAGAAAACATACCACGTTGTAGAGAGATCTAATATTATCCGCGTTTCTGGAAATAATGCGTGTATCAATGTTATCTTATACATTCCCCatatagatataataaatGCACTCCTCGAGACTTAAGCGTGTCACATTCGCAGCTAAGTCGCAATGCCATTATAACGGTATTACAGTGCTAGCTACTGGGCGAAAGAATTAGGGACGTGACATATGCAGCATGTGTCTGAGATAATGACCTATACAAATcctatgtgtgtgtgtgatgtACATTTGCAGGTGAAGATACCCGTCACTAATATaagtcaaattttcaatctttcgtACTCTTAGTGTGCAAAGTTCAAATAAAAGGGGTCCTTATGTAAAAATAGGATGCACTCACTGAATGGCTGATTGATGGTCCtcgataatatttttaatcctcTGGAGCAGCTCAACATCGGTCGTAGTTTTATTCATACGGAAATGAGCGGTAAAGGAGTTTGATTCGCAATTAGCCACCGAAGTGCCGAGCGTAGTCAGTTCGCATTGAAGAATACGGAGCTGAGCGCAGAAGTGACGCATCATCACCAGAAAGAGGCCGTCTACCGAGACGCTTCCTATACTGGAAATCGCACCGCCGACGACCTGCAgagatcaaaaaatttattttttatccacttgATCGGTTCGTATCGAAAATCAGTACGCGGCCATAGCTTCGGATTTACCTGCGACGCGTAAATAGCTGTGTAGATGACTTCCGAGGTCTGATTGATGGGATACCAAGCGCGTACTGGCTGTCTTCTTGCGGTCTGAGTCTCCAAGTCCCCGAGAATGAAGAGTGGACTGAACATGTAGAGTGAGCAGGTCACGTATATGATAAAGCTATACCATCTGGTGAAGGCCTTGGAAAATTCAGCAGCGCGCAGAAGAATATCTCGGTGTGTTTTTGGGGCCGTTAAATCCATAGATCGGTTCCAATTCGACTCCATGTTCCGTAGAATTGCCTTGAAGCACAGATTTTCAAGTAGTTTATTCCTCCGCCTGCGTAAATTTCCCTGTCATAATTACCTTCAGGGTCTTCCTCCTGAGCGTGAAGTACGGAATGTACGTGATAACGGAGAACATCGTCATGGTGGTACACAAATTGTCTGCAATCACTCCGACGTCCCCTTTGAACATGTAGAGGTCAATGATTGCGGGGAAAAAGAGCatagaaaatagaatgaaaactACGGCAGTGTGAAAGAATTGC is a window of Neodiprion pinetum isolate iyNeoPine1 chromosome 4, iyNeoPine1.2, whole genome shotgun sequence DNA encoding:
- the LOC124216939 gene encoding odorant receptor 13a isoform X1; this translates as MAASAEKSEIPLLEDYIRLNKINLLILGLWPIPEVAPKWRQALQFFHTAVVFILFSMLFFPAIIDLYMFKGDVGVIADNLCTTMTMFSVITYIPYFTLRRKTLKAILRNMESNWNRSMDLTAPKTHRDILLRAAEFSKAFTRWYSFIIYVTCSLYMFSPLFILGDLETQTARRQPVRAWYPINQTSEVIYTAIYASQVVGGAISSIGSVSVDGLFLVMMRHFCAQLRILQCELTTLGTSVANCESNSFTAHFRMNKTTTDVELLQRIKNIIEDHQSAIQNADNIRSLYNVVCFLQLFVSSVVICVIGFQLIFYLDSWGLDLVKYVMYIQAVLLQIYIYCSLGDDLLTESIRVGQAAYECPWTNFSTSVKSCLLVMTMRSQQPLLITAGNFYVMSMENFAAILKTSLSYLSVLRAMCDDGLSE
- the LOC124216939 gene encoding odorant receptor 13a isoform X2, with protein sequence MAASAEKSEIPLLEDYIRLNKINLLILGLWPIPEVAPKWRQALQFFHTAVVFILFSMLFFPAIIDLYMFKGDVGVIADNLCTTMTMFSVITYIPYFTLRRKTLKAILRNMESNWNRSMDLTAPKTHRDILLRAAEFSKAFTRWYSFIIYVTCSLYMFSPLFILGDLETQTARRQPVRAWYPINQTSEVIYTAIYASQVVGGAISSIGSVSVDGLFLVMMRHFCAQLRILQCELTTLGTSVANCESNSFTAHFRMNKTTTDVELLQRIKNIIEDHQSAIQNADNIRSLYNVVCFLQLFVSSVVICVIGFQLIFYLDSWGLDLVKYVMYIQAVLLQIYIYCSLGDDLLTEEI